TTCAATTACATCCTTGAGCTGTTATACAGCCCTTTATATACTTTTGTAGCTTCATATATGACATATGATAACATATGCCTGCATACACTGGATAATTGGGGCAGACTTGGTACAGGAGTAAAATTGAATTGAATTCAAATTTTACTTTTAGAACGCAATTTCTATTTGCATGGGCCATGGCTTACAGAAAGGCATTTTGGACAGGTCTACTTGTTGGACCAAGCTTGCACAGCCTCCTGTGTGCGGGCCAATTCCAAGCCATCCCAGCAGACCATTTTAGGAGACCAATTATTTCTAAAATCCTTACGGAAAGACACCCATTCTATGTCTTTCTAAAGGGGGCCCTATGGCTTGTTATACAATATAATATTATTAAGCACTTGCCAGTGAATTGCTATACAGATTTTCAAATTGTTACTTTTTTGCGTCAACAGAGTGATTACTAGCTGAGAGTTTTGATGCTTTCAGACGGAACACCTTCCTCTGTGAGCTTCCACCTCCTGTGACTACTGAGTGCCCAGATGTAGTAGGTGCTGTGGAGCTAGACCCAGGCTGTAATTGCAACAGCTGCTCCAGTGTAGCAGTAGCTGCTCTTGGCTGCGCACTTCCAGATGGCCTGGGAACAATTGGTGCTTGTCTTGAAGAGCTACCACTGGCAGCTGGATCTGTATGTGTTGGCATGCTGCTTGGTGGATCCATGGACGGTGCTGTGCGCTTCTTGGGTGGCACCAATATTGGCCCTTGAACAGATAACATGTGTCAACCTTGGCAGAAAATGTGTTTAAATGAATCCATACCTGTCGCAGATAAAGGCTGACTTGGCTGTGTTGTTGCCGCAGCCACCAATGACGGgtcagaagaagagtgaTCAAGTCTTGCCTTTTTTGCATGGAACTTAGTCTTTTGTTGACTACTGGCCACCATTGTCCGGGCACCAATGGCATTTGGTGTAGTGGTAGGTACACCCTGGGATACTTCACAACGTTAATATTCTCTTTGCACTCCGCAATCAATATCCAAGAAGAACTTACTCAACAACTCATCAGTCTGTTCTGTGCTTCctgttgttgtagacacactcaataccagggaatttattcccattttctcgattttaaacgaagttaaacggacgacattttcaatcacgtgatctcggcgcttatatcatacgctaagcgccaagccacgtccccatccgcgcttactcatcacacgtagccacctccacctatgacgtcatcatgacacgtcagtgacacgtatgcatgagtaaggctgactgcggagcggggttcttatttgaataggttttgcatattctgtaattgtaattagtcactctctgtaatatataaggaggccaaccgaccatggtaacacccaggtcaattacctcttgttgcactccacacattgtacgaggccttacagccggtAACACTCAggtacacgccttaagcattgttctcactgtacttacgtaGCTCGCCgctgccttatagcgcgtggtcaccgtagttaggtagctcgtcgttgtaggtagcatcCCCACCGCCTTAGGCGGTTTCTTACTCAGtacatatggccacaagcgcccgctgcctcgacgccccttaaaggacgtctaggacacctgTTGATAAtgttggaagaggttgcatgctctgtgttgtagggactactGTCAGAATACGTTGCTCCTGATCAGCAATGGTCAAACTTTATCTAGGCTGGAGCAACATACAattgtgttgtagacacaatcaataccagggaatttattcccattttctcaaatttaaacaaagacaaacggactacattttcaatcacgtgatctcggcgcttatatcatacgctaagcgccgagccacgtccccattcgcgcttactcatcacacgtagccacctccacctatgacgtcatcatgacacgtcagtgacacgtatgcatgagtaaggctgactgcggagcggggttcttattggttatggtattgcatatgattgtatttgtaattagatagttctgtaatatataaggaggccaaccaaccatggtaacacccaggttgattacctcttgtcgcatcccatcactgtatgaggaccttaggtccagtaactacttagctTACTAGTTCtacattgccttaagcaacttctacactgtacttagatagtttgtTGTCACCCTTACAGGCCttgtcaccgtagtatagttggccgttgttgtaggtagcttgctcaccgccttacgcggttcttacttagacacacccggccgcaagcgcccacctcctcgacgtccttacagacgtctaggacaaatTGCTTGAGGGAGCACCAGAAACCTGTGATCCCAGTGCCTTGGCTAGGGCTAGCTTTTGAACAGCATTTGCATCTTGAGAGCATTGTTCATTTTGGCTTTTTCTCTTGTGTGGCCCAGCTTTGGAAGTGGATGGTTTTGTACCCTTTGTTGAAGGGACTGCAGGGATCTCCTCCAAGTCAAGCTCATCGTGATCATTGGAGTGTGGCTGAGCAATTTCCGAGTACACAGTTTGCAAGGTTCTTTGCAAGCTCAGGAAATGGTTAGAGAGCTGTGCCTTACTATCTGCGTAAACATTCAGGGCCAGATCAATTCCCTCTGGCGCCATGATGTTGTATACAGCTACATCTTGCAGCTGCCCAGGGCAATCAACGCAACCCGTGGTTTGGTCAAGCTCAAGCCCAGACCAAACACTGCTCTGCAGATGGGAAAATCTGTTAGACAAACTGAGTGATGCAAACATTGAGCCATACATACTACAATGATCACAACTGAGGCTTCCACCAAGTTGAGACCAGCTGAGCCTACATTGCTGATGATCATGATTTGGCATGATGGGTCATTGGCAAACTTCTCAACAGACCGTTGACGCTTGGTGGTAGCCATAGAGCTGTTGTACGTCACATAGTCTTTTTCTTTGAGAGTGAGCATCTGATATAATTTTCAGTCATCAAACGTGAAGCTACAAATAACTTGCAAGAAATAAGAGCACTGACCTTTGCAATGAGTGCTTGGTGCTGCTGAAATTTGACGTATATGAGAAACTTCCGCGGCTTCTTGCTGGGCAAAGGTTCTTGCACAAGCCTTGCTTTATCTAGTGTACCATCCTCAAGCAATGCAACGGGTTTGGGGTTGCCAATCCAGAACCACTCAATCAATCCCATGACACATTGCATCCTTGTGGACATCTTCTGGGGCGGATTCTCCACTGTCCAGTCGTCGGTGACTTTGTTTGTCAAGGTACCATGATCAAGCTCCTGAGCCTGCTCTTCCAGCCGTAGCGCTCCCAGCTTAGCCAGCATACCAGCAAACTTCTGTTCTATCAGGAAGTTCTGATTTGAGATTTGTAAGTATTGGTGTAATCAGCTTATATGGGAAAGCAAATTTGACTCACATGCCACCTGACATTCTTGCAATTGCTCCGTTCCACCTCCCCCTGTGCCTGAGACCCATTCCATGCATTCTCATctacatcctcatcctcattgTCACCCACATTGTCCTGCGCttgctttcttttttgtctcttGGCAGCCTTAGCCTTTTGCGCCAGTTTTGTTCTGTTATAAATCATCAACAAAGTCAGTTGTTGTGTGATAGAATACGGAGACAGGAGATTATATCTGAGAGAAAGGCAAAAAAGGGCAAGACATACTTTTTGCTCTTCTGCTGTGTGTGCTCTTGATTGATGACCCGTTGCAtttccttctcttcttcattcATGGGTGCCCAAGCAATGAACTTCTGTACAAACGGGAGATCCAAGATTTGTCTGCCCAAATAGTCTAAGGACTCATTTGTGCGACAAATCATGatggggagaagaagcaagCGCAACATGTTTAGTGGCTGCTTTGAGACATGAATCATATGGAGGATGCTCCGCTGGTCCTCAGCCTGGTACTTgctttccagttcttccttgatcttaGCAGCGCGGGGGTTGTACAAGGGAATTTTGCCAAGTAAAAGTGCCGCTTGAAGCTCCCTTTCTACTGTGGCTTGAATTACCGCTGTGCTTGTAAGCCTCCAACTTTCATTACCAGTTGACAGCATTTCCTGCATCTTGTTCCAGACCTGAACTCCTTGCTCACCAAGCAATGGCAGGTAGCGCAGGTTCCGTCCAAGAGCAAGCAGGCACTAGTACGCACAGGCGTAACGTAATGTCAATGATGCGCTGGTGTATAACATAGTCAAATGACTTACTTTGAGCAACGTAAACAATGGTGTGGCGGTTGCTCCAatcaccaaggacaaggactgAGTAATGAGCTGAACCCCTTGTTGAGTGTGACTGCTGTTTTGGAGATTGTGTATCTTGTCCACAGCTGCCACCCAAAGCGCATTCCAAAGAGTGAGCCTGCATTGCTGATCCCTGCCTTGAAAGCAGGTGTCTTGCCCTTAGCTTCATACTCCCTTGCATCTTTACCCTTGAATGCAGGAGGGAGCTGTAAGCACCGTTTTGCTTCCTTTGCAATAGCCTGATAAGGTCACCAAATTTATTTAATAGTTCTACCAGCATAGTCAATGAATGTACACTTACCAATAGGTCTGCAATGATAACCACTCGCCCTGCATGCTCCAAGTCTTGTCCAGCTGCAGCGCAGTATGGACCTGTTGGGTCACTGCAGAAGCTCTCAAGGGTGCCGCTCTCAACTGAGTACCGGACAGGAACAAAACTACCAAGCTGGGTAAACTTCTTCCATTGCTCCATCCATTGATTGCCAAGTGTCCGCGGAGTAATGACAATTGATGGCAAATTTGGTATGGTCTTTTGGCCTGCAAAGTATGGCGAGCTTTGCTCTACAGGTCACAGAGTCAGAGTCAACCAAACAGCACATCAGCCACACAAACGCCACTCACCTTGGATAAACATGGGTGTTGCAAGACGCTCTTTGGCTGGCAGTTCCTGTTGCTTATAGTAATGTTGGATCATGCTAATGACCCCAATGATTTGCACCGTCTTTCCAAGTCCAACATTGTTGCACAGTAAAGTTGGTTGGGCGCAATTGCCCACTCTCTGTGTGAAAGCGCCTTCCAAGATTCTGAGAGTGCCTACCACTTGATGCCAAAACGGCACCGCACAAGTTTTGGCCAGTGGAGCCATGTCTTTGGCGCTTTCACCAGTGCCAGGCTCTGCAAACGGGAACTGATCCACACCTGGCAGTCCTAGCTGGGCCCACAGAGCCTCCGTGGACAAGGACTTGAGATGCAATACCCCAATATCCTTGCACCCATCCACCAAACTGTGGAGACCAGAGACACCAACTGTAGGGATAGGAAGCTTGGACTTGTCAAGACAGCCAACTCCATAGCAGTACTCCTCAACATAGTAAGCATAGGCAGCCtgcatttcttctttgcttGGACCATCTTGAGTTGACTTGCTTTTAGATTTTGACGCCGCTGGTTCAAGAGTTCCTATaagcaaataacttaaacacAAGCTGGTTGGTACTCACTCAGATCATCCTCAAGacttccaaacccaagactTGACCATAACTGCTTCAGTGTACGTTCCCTGGACAGGAAGTGAAGCTCATCAACCTCCTTTGTCCCTATTGCTATCTTCTGCCAATCAGTCAAAGCCCTTGTTGCGTCACACAATGCCTTGGGGGATCTGAGCCTTTGAGCATCTATTATAACAATCCATTAGCTTGGCGTTTTTTGTGAAGCTTGGCTTGCTTACCTTCCAGTTTGCTGTCGACCTTTTGCATTCTAGCACATGATGTGGTTACCTTACGCTTTAAGCTCCGCGCAAGGTTCTCATACTTGCGCTGTGCAAAGCAACAAATTGTAGGGATCAGCTCTGGGACAACAGTCCCACGACTGCTGACCCCTGCATTGCCAAATAGGGCTCAAGCCAAAGCTGCTTGCACATCTTGTTCTTCCAGCCTTGCATGGGTGTCAGCTATAGGCACCTGATGCTCAAGAACACGCTTGGTAGCTGGACGTTCCTGCGTGTATGATTGTGGTCAAATACTGAGACGTACTTGGTCATGTAAAACTCACCCTGTTTAAGCTTCTGTCATCCTTCCAGAGATCGGCAGGAGTAGCCCCAATCTTTCCCAAAGTCTCCTCCACTTGATTCATGACGCCGCCCTTCCTGTtgattgcagccaatacCAGGTTGCAATACGCAGCATACCCATAAGGGTCCGGGCCACCTTTCTTGCCTTGAGTAGTGGACTTGATTGTCTTGCAGATTGGTATCTTCCTCACA
The window above is part of the Rhizoctonia solani chromosome 7, complete sequence genome. Proteins encoded here:
- a CDS encoding Helicase conserved C-terminal domain; translation: MQKVDSKLEDAQRLRSPKALCDATRALTDWQKIAIGTKEVDELHFLSRERTLKQLWSSLGFGSLEDDLTASKSKSKSTQDGPSKEEMQAAYAYYVEEYCYGVGCLDKSKLPIPTVGVSGLHSLVDGCKDIGVLHLKSLSTEALWAQLGLPGVDQFPFAEPGTGESAKDMAPLAKTCAVPFWHQVVGTLRILEGAFTQRVGNCAQPTLLCNNVGLGKTVQIIGVISMIQHYYKQQELPAKERLATPMFIQEQSSPYFAGQKTIPNLPSIVITPRTLGNQWMEQWKKFTQLGSFVPVRYSVESGTLESFCSDPTGPYCAAAGQDLEHAGRVVIIADLLAIAKEAKRCLQLPPAFKGRDQQCRLTLWNALWVAAVDKIHNLQNSSHTQQGVQLITQSLSLVIGATATPLFTLLKCLLALGRNLRYLPLLGEQGVQVWNKMQEMLSTGNESWRLTSTAVIQATVERELQAALLLGKIPLYNPRAAKIKEELESKYQAEDQRSILHMIHVSKQPLNMLRLLLLPIMICRTNESLDYLGRQILDLPFVQKFIAWAPMNEEEKEMQRVINQEHTQQKSKKTKLAQKAKAAKRQKRKQAQDNVGDNEDEDVDENAWNGSQAQGEVERSNCKNVRWHNFLIEQKFAGMLAKLGALRLEEQAQELDHGTLTNKVTDDWTVENPPQKMSTRMQCVMGLIEWFWIGNPKPVALLEDGTLDKARLVQEPLPSKKPRKFLIYVKFQQHQALIAKMLTLKEKDYVTYNSSMATTKRQRSVEKFANDPSCQIMIISNVGSAGLNLVEASVVIIVSSVWSGLELDQTTGCVDCPGQLQDVAVYNIMAPEGIDLALNVYADSKAQLSNHFLSLQRTLQTVYSEIAQPHSNDHDELDLEEIPAVPSTKGTKPSTSKAGPHKRKSQNEQCSQDANAVQKLALAKALGSQVSGAPSSNLS